In Thalassoglobus sp. JC818, a single window of DNA contains:
- a CDS encoding ThuA domain-containing protein translates to MKLHRRRGPVLAALVLMLMLGRLTPRDAQAADQEAPHAVIVVGTLHYSPELSMPVFAKELERFGFRTTVVMGEGDPEKKTENVLPGIEALADADLAIFFMRFLVLPDEEWQPIEDYIKSGKPVIGLRTANHSFKYPAEHPRSEWNDGFGRRVLGTPYVVHQAGETEIRVVEEGLSHPIMANVSKRKWVSPGTLYLTRLESGCIPLVEGSGDGKARTINRAFGKIEVQPHEEDVVAWAWENEWGAKVFGTSFGHTGDFAEESFVRMLVNAAHWSLDLTLPGADEKISVWQIERADKKPRR, encoded by the coding sequence ATGAAGCTGCACCGTCGAAGAGGTCCCGTTCTCGCTGCACTCGTACTGATGCTTATGCTGGGCAGGCTGACGCCAAGAGACGCACAGGCAGCTGATCAAGAAGCACCGCATGCCGTAATTGTCGTCGGCACATTGCATTATTCCCCGGAACTCTCGATGCCTGTCTTCGCCAAGGAACTCGAACGGTTTGGATTCCGAACGACCGTCGTGATGGGGGAGGGCGATCCGGAAAAGAAAACGGAAAATGTTCTTCCTGGAATTGAAGCACTCGCTGACGCGGATCTCGCCATTTTCTTCATGCGTTTTCTCGTGCTTCCGGATGAAGAGTGGCAACCGATCGAGGATTACATCAAGTCGGGAAAACCGGTGATCGGACTTCGCACCGCGAATCACTCGTTCAAATATCCTGCCGAGCATCCACGATCTGAATGGAACGATGGATTTGGCCGACGAGTCCTGGGAACTCCCTACGTCGTGCATCAAGCAGGCGAAACGGAAATTCGTGTGGTTGAGGAAGGCTTAAGCCATCCGATTATGGCAAACGTGTCCAAGCGAAAATGGGTCTCTCCCGGAACTCTCTACTTGACGCGACTGGAAAGTGGATGCATCCCGCTCGTCGAAGGCTCCGGGGATGGGAAAGCGAGAACAATCAACAGGGCATTCGGCAAAATCGAAGTTCAGCCGCACGAGGAAGACGTCGTCGCTTGGGCATGGGAAAACGAATGGGGGGCGAAAGTCTTTGGAACTTCGTTCGGACACACAGGGGACTTTGCGGAAGAGTCATTTGTACGAATGCTCGTCAACGCAGCTCACTGGTCCCTCGATCTTACCCTTCCCGGTGCTGACGAGAAGATTTCAGTCTGGCAAATTGAGCGTGCAGACAAGAAACCGCGCCGCTGA
- a CDS encoding DUF1501 domain-containing protein, whose protein sequence is MLRQCASGFGAVALAGLANSPAFGNIFENGTELGQPDHGPHHEVRAKNVIFLYMDGGPSQIDTFDPKPMLDRYDGKDPSQLFEVEPTQFNNNGNVLASPWKFQQHGESGIPVSSLFPNVAECVDELAVIRSMVSEFPEHTFANYFLHTGSGLQGRPSMGAWVNYGLGSECQNLPGFVVLNGGLIPPGGLDCFGSGFLPASYQGSVFKPSGSGVANIERTESSSDQQRSKLDLIDRLDQLVIEEYGHHDSLESAIKNYELAYAMQMAVPEVMSLSDEPEHIQKMYGMESEYEPTRIYAAQCLIARRMVEKGVRFIELTCPNVGGDRWDQHGQLKKGHENNARAVDQPIAALLKDLRQRGMLDETLVVWSGEFGRTPFAQGKDGRDHNPFGFSVWMAGGGVRPGTIYGATDEWGYKAIENRAEIHDLHATMLHLMGVDHARSTFRFGGRDMRLTDVKGHVIHDVIL, encoded by the coding sequence ATGCTTCGTCAATGCGCAAGTGGATTCGGGGCGGTCGCTCTTGCTGGTCTTGCCAACAGCCCGGCCTTTGGCAACATCTTTGAGAATGGCACCGAACTCGGTCAGCCCGATCACGGACCTCATCACGAAGTTCGCGCGAAGAATGTCATCTTTCTGTACATGGATGGCGGGCCGTCTCAGATTGATACGTTCGATCCGAAGCCAATGCTCGATCGCTACGATGGCAAAGATCCCTCACAGCTGTTCGAAGTCGAACCGACACAATTCAACAACAACGGAAATGTTCTGGCGAGTCCGTGGAAGTTCCAGCAGCACGGTGAGTCTGGAATTCCCGTCAGTAGTCTGTTTCCGAATGTGGCCGAATGCGTGGACGAGCTCGCCGTTATTCGATCGATGGTCTCCGAGTTCCCTGAGCACACGTTCGCAAACTATTTTCTTCACACGGGAAGTGGTCTACAGGGTCGCCCGAGCATGGGGGCCTGGGTGAATTATGGGCTCGGAAGCGAATGCCAGAATCTGCCCGGTTTTGTGGTGCTTAACGGCGGATTGATTCCTCCCGGAGGACTCGATTGTTTCGGCAGCGGATTCCTGCCTGCGAGCTATCAGGGGTCTGTTTTCAAGCCCTCAGGCAGCGGCGTCGCCAATATTGAAAGAACGGAATCGTCCTCAGATCAACAGCGAAGCAAGCTGGATTTGATCGACCGGCTGGACCAGTTGGTCATCGAGGAATACGGGCACCATGACAGCCTGGAATCGGCCATCAAGAATTATGAACTCGCTTACGCGATGCAAATGGCCGTGCCGGAGGTGATGTCTCTCAGCGACGAGCCAGAACACATTCAGAAAATGTATGGAATGGAATCTGAATACGAGCCGACGCGGATCTACGCCGCTCAGTGTTTGATCGCACGACGAATGGTTGAGAAAGGAGTGCGATTCATCGAATTGACCTGCCCGAATGTTGGCGGGGATCGTTGGGACCAGCATGGGCAGCTCAAGAAAGGTCACGAAAATAACGCTCGAGCAGTCGATCAACCGATCGCGGCCCTGCTCAAAGACCTTCGCCAACGTGGAATGCTCGACGAAACTCTGGTTGTCTGGTCAGGCGAATTTGGGAGAACTCCCTTTGCGCAGGGAAAAGATGGGCGAGACCATAACCCGTTCGGATTCTCGGTCTGGATGGCCGGTGGCGGTGTTCGGCCCGGGACGATTTACGGAGCGACCGACGAATGGGGATACAAAGCCATCGAGAACCGGGCGGAAATTCATGACCTGCATGCCACGATGCTGCATCTCATGGGCGTCGACCACGCACGTTCAACGTTCCGCTTCGGCGGGCGAGATATGCGGCTCACCGACGTCAAAGGCCACGTCATTCACGATGTGATTTTGTAG
- a CDS encoding DNA-binding transcriptional regulator, whose product MRVLSRPKIGLFVETSRSYGRDVLRGISDFARTRTNWSLLHQEMSIDAGLPEWWQNSSLSGVIARVDTHTILPLRALNVPIVDVRCRRLFERIPQIETDDREVARLAFTHLWERGFRRFAFCGFQNAHYSENRLRHFQEFAADSRCPFASYQSPGSINKTLTDIEQTGLVDVDQMSAWLRSLKVPTGLFVCNDIRGQHVLNICQNLEIAVPDDLAVIGVDDDDAICPLSDPPLSSIRPDAHRVGFRAAETLKHMLEGEAQIAPVEFVKPARVVQRLSTQVNAIDDREISRVCRIIREHACEGIKVQDVAEYTNLSRRQLERRFRNLLNRSIHEEITATQIARVQQLLRETNLTLEQIAPLAGYRHKERLCAVFKRATGQTPGEYRSNHQILDTADSRESP is encoded by the coding sequence ATGAGAGTTCTATCTCGACCGAAAATCGGATTGTTCGTCGAGACATCACGATCTTACGGCCGAGATGTTCTTCGGGGAATCTCTGATTTCGCCCGCACTCGCACAAACTGGTCGCTGCTACACCAGGAAATGTCGATCGATGCGGGACTCCCAGAATGGTGGCAAAATTCTTCACTCAGCGGTGTCATCGCACGCGTTGATACTCACACAATTCTTCCACTGCGAGCGTTGAATGTTCCGATTGTTGACGTTCGATGCAGGCGTCTTTTTGAGAGGATTCCTCAAATTGAAACCGACGATCGTGAAGTCGCGCGCCTCGCGTTCACGCACCTTTGGGAGCGAGGTTTTCGTCGATTTGCGTTCTGCGGATTTCAGAATGCTCACTATTCAGAGAACAGATTGCGACATTTTCAAGAATTCGCCGCCGACTCGCGATGCCCGTTCGCTTCGTATCAGTCCCCCGGTTCGATCAACAAAACGCTGACGGATATTGAGCAGACCGGTCTCGTCGACGTGGACCAGATGTCCGCCTGGTTGCGATCTCTGAAAGTCCCCACGGGACTGTTCGTCTGCAACGATATTCGCGGACAGCATGTTCTAAATATTTGCCAGAACCTCGAAATCGCTGTACCAGACGACCTTGCGGTGATCGGAGTCGATGACGACGACGCGATCTGCCCGCTGAGTGACCCACCACTGTCGAGCATTCGACCGGACGCTCACCGAGTCGGATTTCGAGCAGCAGAAACATTAAAGCACATGCTGGAAGGAGAGGCGCAAATCGCCCCGGTCGAGTTCGTCAAACCTGCCCGGGTTGTGCAGCGGCTTTCCACTCAGGTGAACGCGATTGATGACCGCGAGATTTCCCGAGTCTGCCGCATCATTCGAGAACATGCTTGCGAGGGAATCAAAGTTCAGGACGTTGCCGAGTACACGAATCTCTCGCGTCGACAACTCGAACGCCGTTTTCGCAATTTGCTGAATCGCTCGATTCATGAAGAAATCACAGCCACGCAAATTGCCCGAGTTCAACAACTTCTCCGCGAAACGAATCTGACACTCGAACAGATCGCCCCACTGGCAGGGTACCGGCACAAAGAACGACTGTGTGCTGTCTTCAAACGCGCAACCGGTCAAACTCCTGGAGAGTACCGGTCAAACCACCAGATTCTCGACACTGCGGATTCCCGAGAATCGCCTTGA
- a CDS encoding DUF1553 domain-containing protein: protein MRFWVNQFSILFLFGCFASTCCGVDFEKEVLPIFQEHCSDCHSADDRNGGLSFDDRKTVFHEADSGEMPVVPRDLDSSEIFQRVTTSVEELQMPPDGDRLSPSQIEVIRQWIIDGAKWPKTDNDEVEVLSDHWSFQPIASPNPPEVEDESWPYSPLDRFLQKQHEVEHLQPVADASPVALIRRATYGLTGLPPTPEEIDNFLQAVEEQGQRTAFAKLVDDLLSRSTYGERWGRHWMDWVRYADTAGDNSDFPIPQAYLYRNYIIESFNDDLPYDRFLTEQIAGDLLPAEDREERNRLSIATGYLAMSRRFGSLVERYPWHLTIEDTIDNLGRTVLGLTISCARCHDHKFDPISTRDYYGLYGIFSSTRYPFPGLELFQTQHDLVPLVSQSEVDAIAGPFQEKTTQLENELKKLLDDCEERSIENAAKALTATVDEQRKMRDELDAMLIRARRAGEKLADHLKEIPPIPSAYAVQDANPHDSRVQIKGEPDRLGAVVPRHFPEVLGGQRLSASEADDQSGRRQLAEWLTDASNPLTARVIVNRVWQRHFGVGIVPSTSDFGLRGQVPTHPDLLDWLATDFMQNGWSIKHLHRTIMNSRTYQLSSEDRSENLKTDPSNTLYWKFHRQRLDAESIRDTLLTLSHELDPSPQTEPYAIPPYSKWKYTQHHPFKDDYPSNKRSVYLMTRRLTAKPYFQTFDGPDPNVCTSDRDQSVTPLQALYFVNDEFLHEQADKMSAMWIDGENSEPADLQHIFKTILCRDPSSEEIELMEQHLAAVIAAVPSDGDQEKTAMASLVRSLLRLNEFLYID, encoded by the coding sequence ATGCGATTTTGGGTGAATCAATTTTCGATACTGTTCCTCTTCGGATGTTTCGCCAGCACGTGCTGTGGTGTCGATTTCGAAAAGGAAGTGCTGCCGATTTTTCAGGAGCACTGTTCCGATTGCCACTCCGCCGATGATCGCAACGGCGGCCTGAGCTTTGATGACCGCAAGACCGTGTTTCACGAGGCAGATTCGGGAGAAATGCCGGTCGTTCCCAGAGACCTCGACTCAAGCGAAATCTTCCAGCGAGTCACAACGTCCGTCGAAGAATTGCAGATGCCTCCCGACGGGGATCGACTCTCACCGTCGCAAATTGAAGTCATTCGCCAATGGATTATTGACGGCGCTAAGTGGCCAAAAACCGACAACGACGAAGTTGAGGTCTTGTCAGACCACTGGTCATTTCAACCAATCGCTTCTCCAAATCCTCCTGAAGTCGAAGACGAATCCTGGCCATACTCTCCGCTTGATCGATTTCTGCAAAAGCAACACGAAGTGGAACACTTGCAGCCTGTCGCTGATGCTTCTCCCGTCGCCTTAATTCGCAGAGCAACTTACGGGCTGACCGGACTACCACCGACTCCCGAGGAAATTGACAACTTCCTCCAAGCAGTTGAAGAGCAGGGCCAGCGCACCGCGTTTGCAAAATTGGTTGATGACTTGCTTTCGCGTTCGACCTACGGTGAACGCTGGGGACGGCACTGGATGGACTGGGTTCGATATGCGGACACAGCTGGCGACAACTCGGACTTCCCGATCCCTCAGGCTTACCTCTACCGAAACTACATCATCGAGTCGTTCAATGACGACCTCCCGTATGATCGTTTTCTGACCGAGCAGATCGCAGGAGACTTGTTGCCAGCTGAGGACCGCGAAGAGCGCAATCGACTCTCGATTGCGACCGGGTATCTCGCAATGTCTCGAAGGTTTGGCTCGCTGGTCGAAAGATATCCGTGGCACCTGACAATTGAAGACACCATCGACAATCTCGGTCGCACCGTACTCGGCCTGACGATTTCTTGCGCCCGCTGTCATGATCACAAGTTCGACCCCATCTCGACTCGAGATTACTACGGTCTCTACGGAATCTTCTCGAGTACCCGTTACCCGTTCCCGGGACTTGAACTTTTCCAAACACAGCACGACCTTGTTCCACTCGTCAGCCAGTCGGAAGTCGACGCCATTGCTGGCCCGTTTCAAGAGAAAACAACCCAACTCGAAAACGAGTTGAAAAAACTCCTCGACGACTGCGAAGAACGATCGATTGAGAATGCCGCGAAAGCATTGACAGCCACTGTCGACGAACAACGAAAGATGCGAGACGAGCTTGACGCAATGCTCATTCGTGCACGGCGTGCTGGAGAAAAGCTGGCGGATCACCTGAAAGAAATCCCACCGATTCCATCTGCGTACGCTGTGCAGGATGCGAATCCCCACGACTCGCGTGTGCAAATCAAAGGTGAACCCGATCGACTCGGAGCAGTCGTCCCGAGACACTTCCCAGAAGTCCTCGGCGGTCAGAGGCTGAGCGCATCAGAAGCGGACGACCAGAGTGGACGCCGCCAACTCGCGGAATGGCTCACCGACGCCTCCAACCCTCTCACAGCGCGAGTAATTGTCAATCGCGTCTGGCAACGCCACTTTGGTGTTGGAATTGTGCCCAGTACGAGTGACTTTGGCCTGCGAGGCCAGGTCCCCACACATCCCGATCTACTCGACTGGCTGGCGACCGATTTCATGCAGAACGGTTGGTCGATCAAGCACCTTCATCGCACGATCATGAATTCGCGGACGTATCAGCTTTCGAGCGAAGATCGCAGTGAAAACTTGAAGACGGATCCTTCCAATACTCTCTATTGGAAATTTCACCGACAACGACTCGACGCCGAGTCGATCCGCGACACTCTGCTCACGTTGTCTCATGAGCTTGACCCGTCACCACAGACCGAACCGTACGCGATTCCTCCATATTCGAAGTGGAAGTACACCCAGCATCACCCCTTCAAAGACGACTATCCCAGCAACAAGCGCAGCGTCTATCTGATGACTCGGCGTCTCACCGCCAAGCCATACTTCCAAACGTTTGATGGTCCAGACCCGAACGTCTGCACCAGCGATCGAGACCAGTCGGTGACTCCGCTGCAAGCTCTTTACTTTGTGAACGATGAGTTTCTGCATGAGCAGGCAGACAAAATGTCTGCCATGTGGATTGATGGCGAAAACTCCGAACCGGCCGACCTGCAACACATTTTCAAAACGATCTTATGCCGTGATCCGTCATCAGAAGAAATCGAATTGATGGAACAACACCTTGCAGCAGTCATAGCTGCAGTTCCTTCCGATGGCGATCAGGAAAAAACTGCCATGGCGAGCCTCGTGCGAAGTTTACTGCGACTTAACGAGTTCCTGTACATCGATTGA
- a CDS encoding PSD1 and planctomycete cytochrome C domain-containing protein, whose translation MCCLSAVLLTLQSVQAEDQNFSAAELEFFEKKVRPILAEHCYSCHSVDAKKIQASLLVDSRSALLTGGDSGEAILPGDPDSSLLIEAVKYESYEMPPKGKLSSDDIQALEDWVRMGAPWPDEEAPTAAAATPKFDLESRRSEHWVWHPIRNPAIPEVQHESWPNNSIDHFILAQLEDADLQPTGDANRSALIRRLYFDLIGLPPTPDEVAAFVEDSSPQAVEDLVDKLLASPHFGERWGRHWLDLVRYAESRGHEFDNDAPNAFQYRDYIIRALNSDVPHDQLIREHIAGDLLPNPRLNAEKGFNESILGTGFWFLGEWVHSPVDIRKDESDRFDNMIDVMSKAFLGMTVSCARCHDHKFDAISTADYYSLSGFLESSDYRQVRFESLEHNRTVAVKLAQLDAEYQAKISAELSKRNVATQRSKPVDESLRQLVVIDYGTVSTPEYLQDGFIFAAQPKRAGEFYWSDEGGELSLRLCTEDAAISDPIWNQLESVWEKGVHNKSRLVSFPRSGRTLRTPTFTVTDGDVACRVRGEGHVVACVDSHRLIAGPLHGETISKIHPGSEWTQLNLQRYVGHRIHLEFTPSEGTQLQVSLVTQGATPEQREELSRRVEAQLTEEQTKAVDSFLEGDGSDLVAEWKAERERLQTQIMNRSQLAMAMMDGTGEDGKILIRGNSSNPGDHVPRHFLTAVAGEEVMEISVGSGRLELAEKINAADNPLTARVAVNRIWHFLMGRGIVPTTDDFGVLGERPTHPELLDHLAVKFVNDGRSIKKMIREIVLSRVYQLDCVPVAESLQADPKNLLWHYRPPKRLEGEVIRDAILSMSGRLDPTLYGEPVPIHLTPFMDGRGRPGSSGPLDGDGRRSIYVAVRRNFLSPFMLTFDTPAPFSTMGRRNVSNVPAQSLILMNDPFVVEQSKMWAARAMQENDSMDSRLEWLYQTAFSRSPTANEAAVAMEFLTASNTSSGDANAERTAWEDLAHALMNTKEFIFLR comes from the coding sequence TTGTGTTGCTTGTCTGCTGTTCTGCTGACTCTTCAGTCTGTACAGGCTGAAGACCAGAATTTTTCTGCAGCAGAGCTCGAGTTCTTCGAAAAGAAAGTCCGGCCGATTCTGGCTGAGCATTGCTATTCGTGTCACAGTGTGGACGCAAAAAAAATTCAGGCCAGCCTGCTCGTCGACAGTCGATCTGCCCTCCTTACTGGAGGAGACTCAGGCGAAGCCATTCTCCCCGGAGACCCTGACTCCAGCTTGCTGATTGAGGCCGTCAAATATGAATCGTACGAGATGCCTCCCAAGGGAAAGCTTTCCTCGGACGACATTCAGGCACTCGAAGACTGGGTTCGCATGGGAGCTCCCTGGCCCGACGAGGAAGCACCGACAGCCGCAGCAGCAACTCCAAAGTTCGACCTGGAATCTCGTCGATCAGAACATTGGGTCTGGCACCCGATTCGAAATCCGGCGATCCCTGAAGTCCAGCACGAGTCGTGGCCTAACAATTCGATTGATCACTTCATTCTCGCGCAGTTGGAAGATGCGGACCTGCAACCGACAGGTGACGCCAACCGCTCTGCTTTGATCAGACGGTTGTATTTCGACTTGATCGGGTTGCCTCCCACACCCGATGAGGTAGCTGCTTTTGTTGAAGACTCATCTCCTCAGGCAGTCGAAGATCTCGTCGACAAGCTCTTGGCGTCCCCACATTTTGGTGAACGCTGGGGGCGACACTGGCTCGACCTTGTTCGCTATGCGGAGTCGCGCGGGCATGAGTTTGATAACGATGCTCCGAATGCCTTTCAGTACCGCGATTACATCATTCGTGCGTTAAACTCCGATGTGCCACACGATCAATTGATCCGGGAGCACATTGCCGGCGACCTGCTTCCCAATCCGCGATTGAACGCGGAGAAAGGCTTCAACGAATCTATTCTCGGAACCGGTTTCTGGTTTCTCGGAGAATGGGTCCACTCGCCTGTCGACATTCGTAAGGATGAGTCCGATCGGTTTGACAACATGATTGATGTCATGTCGAAAGCGTTTCTCGGCATGACTGTCTCATGTGCGCGGTGTCATGATCACAAGTTCGATGCGATTTCCACAGCCGACTATTACTCCCTCTCTGGATTTCTGGAAAGCAGCGACTACCGTCAGGTGCGGTTCGAATCGCTTGAGCACAATCGAACTGTCGCAGTCAAGCTGGCCCAACTTGATGCAGAGTATCAAGCGAAAATCTCTGCAGAGTTGAGTAAGCGAAATGTCGCAACACAACGTTCAAAACCCGTGGACGAATCGCTGCGACAACTCGTCGTTATCGATTACGGAACTGTCTCTACTCCTGAATATCTGCAGGACGGATTTATCTTTGCGGCCCAGCCAAAGCGAGCTGGTGAGTTTTACTGGTCCGACGAAGGGGGCGAGTTGTCGCTCCGACTTTGTACGGAAGATGCCGCCATCAGTGACCCGATCTGGAATCAACTCGAATCGGTGTGGGAGAAAGGCGTTCATAACAAAAGTCGACTCGTCTCATTTCCTCGCAGCGGTCGAACCTTACGAACACCAACGTTTACCGTGACTGATGGGGATGTCGCTTGCAGAGTCCGAGGGGAAGGTCATGTCGTGGCTTGTGTCGATTCACATCGACTCATCGCCGGACCGCTTCATGGCGAAACAATCTCGAAAATCCATCCTGGCAGCGAATGGACTCAACTGAATCTGCAGCGGTACGTGGGACATCGGATTCATCTGGAGTTTACCCCTTCCGAAGGAACTCAGCTTCAGGTTTCGCTCGTTACACAGGGTGCTACGCCCGAACAACGTGAGGAGTTGAGCCGTCGAGTCGAGGCACAACTGACCGAGGAACAAACGAAAGCTGTCGACTCGTTTCTTGAAGGAGATGGCAGCGATCTGGTCGCCGAATGGAAAGCGGAACGTGAACGTCTTCAGACTCAGATCATGAATCGTTCTCAGCTTGCGATGGCAATGATGGACGGCACCGGGGAAGACGGAAAGATCCTCATTCGCGGCAATTCGTCTAACCCGGGAGATCACGTTCCTCGGCACTTCCTGACAGCTGTCGCAGGTGAAGAAGTCATGGAAATTTCAGTCGGCAGTGGTCGACTGGAACTCGCTGAGAAGATCAACGCGGCTGACAATCCGCTCACAGCGCGGGTGGCAGTCAACCGAATCTGGCACTTCCTGATGGGACGTGGAATTGTGCCGACGACGGATGACTTTGGAGTTCTGGGAGAGCGTCCAACCCATCCGGAGTTGTTGGATCATCTGGCGGTAAAGTTTGTGAATGATGGACGAAGCATCAAGAAAATGATTCGCGAAATCGTCCTCTCACGTGTCTATCAACTGGACTGCGTCCCCGTGGCGGAGTCCCTTCAAGCTGATCCAAAAAATCTCCTGTGGCACTATCGCCCGCCGAAACGGCTCGAAGGAGAAGTCATCCGCGACGCAATCTTGTCGATGTCTGGACGTCTCGATCCAACATTGTATGGAGAGCCTGTTCCAATTCACTTGACGCCATTCATGGATGGACGAGGACGCCCCGGCAGCAGCGGGCCGTTGGATGGAGATGGGCGACGTTCAATCTATGTCGCAGTGCGAAGAAATTTCCTGTCGCCATTCATGTTGACCTTTGATACCCCAGCCCCATTTAGCACGATGGGACGCCGAAACGTTTCCAACGTGCCGGCGCAGTCGTTGATTCTGATGAACGATCCATTTGTTGTTGAACAGTCCAAAATGTGGGCTGCGCGAGCGATGCAGGAAAATGATTCAATGGATTCGAGACTCGAATGGTTGTATCAGACAGCATTCAGCAGATCACCGACTGCGAATGAAGCTGCAGTTGCTATGGAATTTCTGACAGCTTCGAACACGAGTTCAGGTGACGCAAATGCCGAACGTACTGCTTGGGAAGATCTCGCGCACGCTTTGATGAATACCAAGGAATTCATCTTCCTTCGTTGA
- a CDS encoding DUF1501 domain-containing protein gives MQIPNLHRRTMIRSLFGGSLLMPGVLSQLLAEDNPTRSRLSHRPAPAKSVIFIYATGGVSHIDTFDPKSTANGRDGSGKDKLMGNLFGAKPNRECGTEVSDIFPHLREMMHEVCLIRSMKASHFDHSEATLGMHTGSPTFARPSMGSWISYGLGTFNQNLPSFIVIAPHLPYGGTQVYASDFLPAVHQGTRVIPGDNPIANLRAPGQTESLQTLEFDLVRSMNKLHLDSREHDTALAARIKSFETAFQMQHSAPEAFDLNDEPKHIRNLYGIDRKVKGPGADFAWQCLVARRLVERGVRFIELIDTGSRPNWDSHGEMNEHKDLAYNVDQPTAALLADLKQRGMLDETIVLWATEFGRTPTKEGSNGRGHHRDCFSVWLAGGGFKPGHVHGVTDEIGKYTVEDPVEVHDLHATILHQLGMDHERLTFRHAGRDFRLTDVHGNILHSLIS, from the coding sequence ATGCAAATTCCCAACCTCCACCGCCGAACCATGATCCGCTCACTGTTTGGCGGATCTCTTCTGATGCCAGGCGTCCTCTCTCAGCTTCTGGCCGAAGACAATCCGACGCGGTCTCGACTGTCTCATCGACCGGCACCGGCGAAGTCTGTCATTTTCATTTACGCCACTGGAGGTGTCTCGCACATCGACACCTTCGACCCCAAGTCGACAGCAAACGGTCGCGACGGTTCGGGAAAAGACAAATTGATGGGCAACCTCTTCGGAGCGAAACCCAACCGAGAATGCGGAACCGAAGTGAGCGATATCTTTCCGCATTTGCGTGAAATGATGCACGAAGTTTGCCTCATCCGCTCCATGAAAGCGTCTCACTTCGATCACTCAGAAGCGACTCTCGGAATGCATACCGGTTCTCCGACATTCGCGAGACCGAGTATGGGATCATGGATCAGCTACGGACTGGGGACGTTCAACCAGAATCTTCCAAGCTTCATCGTGATTGCTCCTCACTTGCCGTACGGGGGAACTCAAGTCTACGCGAGCGACTTCTTGCCAGCGGTTCATCAGGGAACCCGAGTCATTCCCGGCGACAACCCAATTGCCAATCTGAGGGCGCCCGGACAAACCGAATCACTTCAAACCCTCGAATTCGACCTCGTTCGCTCCATGAACAAGCTGCATCTCGATTCCCGCGAGCATGACACAGCCCTCGCAGCAAGAATCAAATCCTTCGAAACGGCTTTCCAAATGCAGCATTCCGCTCCGGAAGCATTCGATCTCAACGATGAGCCCAAACACATCCGCAACCTGTACGGGATCGATCGCAAAGTCAAAGGCCCCGGAGCTGACTTTGCCTGGCAATGTCTGGTTGCACGCCGTCTCGTGGAACGCGGAGTGCGATTCATCGAATTAATCGACACCGGATCTCGTCCGAACTGGGACTCACACGGGGAGATGAACGAACACAAAGACCTCGCCTACAACGTCGATCAGCCGACCGCAGCACTCCTTGCCGATCTCAAACAACGCGGCATGCTCGATGAGACAATCGTCTTGTGGGCCACGGAGTTCGGACGAACGCCCACCAAAGAAGGCAGCAACGGGCGCGGGCATCACCGTGATTGCTTCAGCGTCTGGCTTGCCGGAGGAGGCTTCAAACCCGGCCACGTTCACGGTGTCACTGACGAAATCGGAAAATACACCGTCGAAGATCCGGTCGAAGTCCACGACCTGCATGCTACGATCCTCCACCAACTTGGAATGGACCATGAGCGGTTAACCTTCCGCCACGCCGGTCGAGATTTCCGCCTGACGGACGTCCACGGCAACATTCTTCACTCACTCATTTCTTGA